A genomic segment from Drosophila miranda strain MSH22 chromosome 3, D.miranda_PacBio2.1, whole genome shotgun sequence encodes:
- the LOC108159691 gene encoding Golgi-specific brefeldin A-resistance guanine nucleotide exchange factor 1 isoform X1 codes for MSLPGNGIYVVRGEMATLMTAMRRGTRWNATAYVDDEKDSLLKLFIDLKQDLNRTEDLRLIEPKVFLSPFLEVIRTADTTGPLTSLALASVNKFLSYGLIDPTSPNIADIVERIADAVTHARFMGTDQSSDGVTFMRVIEVLHTLIRSPEGAAVSNESMCEVMLSCFKICFEPRLSELLRRSAEQSLKDMVLLFFMRLPQFAEEPSDTVLQKRFTIGDAASGAAQEKHKRKTAAVAAAPAPPSVHRKSSTVEDPPQTPQCSLAAPNHLKAPILATTPASPAGNILDMQGKITQTPTTTAPVSSGVEENAAANVPAIQVESAAESEIVEGGDGKNSLTDANSSEYINSVGVRFTQQSSDKDGALISATLSPYGLPFIQELFRFLIILCNPLDKQNSDSMMHTGLSLLTVAFEVAADNIGKYEGLLELVKDDLCRNLISLLTSERLSIFAADLQLCFLLFESLRGHLKLQLEGYLKKLSEIIASDNPKTPYEMRELALDNLLQLWRIPGFVTELYINYDCDLYCTDMFESLTNLLSKYTLSATNAVYSTHIISMDTLISVIDSIERNCAAAKNSHSREAVTEAGPAAGGSRHSRHNSGLEGIVIDAGGGSSAVDEQGRVENISNFINSSSQRLRLQSQSGGNGIGGGITSEKLANVKQKKRLLSQGTERFNQRPDKGIQYLQEHGVLNAQLDPMQVALFLRENPGLDKKMIGEYISKKKNVDSKILINFVDSFDFTGLRVDQALRLYLETFRLPGEAPLIFLVLEHFSDHWHTQNLEPFANTDAAFRLAYAIIMLNMDQHNSNAKRLNVPMTLEDFTKNLRGLNGGKDFDQEMLAQVFNAIKNEEIVMPAEQTGLVRENYLWKVLLRRGDTHDGHFHYVHDASYDVEIFNIVWGASLSALSFMFDKSTESGYQRTLTGFSKSAAISAHYNLHADFDALVLTLCKFTTLLSSVEQHEPAPAPNEMQQAVNFGLNAKAQAAMRTVFLLVHDYGDCLRESWKHILDIFLQLFRLKLLPKSLIEVEDFCEANGKAMLILEKPREKQESGLFSSLYSFISSEGQREPTYEEQDFIKHGRKCIKECQLDQMLQESKFVQLESLQELLKCVLGLLKAPQGHKSIGLPYAEDQTVFWMEFLVKIVIHNRDRMIPLWPAVRDQMYLLLMGSASCGYDYLLNRCIVAVLKLAIYLMRNEELCPIVLQSLKMLLMLKPALLLRISKQISIGIYELLKTSAQNIHSEQDWQIIFNLLECVGAGAVPPNYEDTQLPLPPNGGAKSDGALSGEEDASAPPERGYTSDSELSKATAVPTAPSPSAENWILVNNKDSELTTASRPQSPPSSTTGASSSSNSLVYNCQLLDHAPFALFKCWDSLSFIVRSVAHITPYNFEACVRCIRIFVEACRDGGIRQRRKLEAAGKQRSAKKRSDRKPGVASSGSSSNLSLLTGDAADNLPVNSAEQEDLAQRYEQLSIQLLDLMYTLYTRTAQIFRWWAEEGCTVPQSAALWTPGWCPLLQGIARLAMDRRREVRTHAISCLQQRALLVHDLQTLSGAEWCSCFVQVLFPLLNELLPESSASGQLDAALLEESRIRTATIMSKVFLQHLTTLIELGAAFNELWLDILDYIERFMKVGSDTLSEQMQEILKNMLLVMHSVRVFHKQDGSLHQALWELTWRRIGEFLPNLKEELFRDEGKRSHTLTNTPSVVAPVAPSGDPNTQPEVPPLAQPILPKQHLQQQPTQLQPQLQATETAVCAATASPVESPRRSIILQPPMADALQQAPSFVFAQPLMLAPQQPATVDSQPIPMLPDLVNEATAAAVQGSQEAVEPTHAASIPVVQQLNITSNNTYNSYAIELPAPSEALEDQSKQQQLLYQQYYQQYQAYQHQLQPAQSTDPAINVPISHLLAGNAYPSLPKMPQSSIVHSFAPVYEAPPLAGGGVGPAADIYQEYVQNPYNITLQHNSQQQQHQQPGQGVAVPFPAAATPANYFNASVDPSSIPPGSELLYGQQ; via the exons ATGTCACTGCCTGGCAATGGCATCTACGTGGTGCGCGGTGAAATGGCCACCTTGATGACGGCCATGCGACGTGGAACGCGTTGGaatgccacagcctacgtG GACGATGAGAAGGACTCGTTGTTGAAGCTATTTATAGACCTCAAGCAGGACTTAAATCGCACTGAAGATCTGCGTCTGATTGAACCTAAGGTGTTTCTATCTCCATTTCTGGAGGTGATACGCACGGCGGATACGACGGGACCCTTGACTAGTCTGGCTCTCGCCTCAGTCAATAAATTCTTGTCATATGGCCTAATTG ATCCCACTTCGCCCAATATAGCAGATATTGTTGAACGCATAGCGGATGCCGTGACACATGCTCGCTTTATGGGCACAGATCAATCCTCGGACGGTGTTACTTTCATGCGGGTCATTGAAGTGCTGCACACTTTAATCCGCAGTCCTGAGGGAGCTGCCGTCAGCAATGAGTCGATGTGCGAGGTCATGCTAAGTTGCTTCAAGATTTGCTTTGAGCCAAGACTCAGTGAGCTGCTGCGACGCTCGGCAGAGCAATCGCTGAAGGACATGGTGCTTTTGTTCTTCATGCGTCTGCCGCAGTTTGCGGAGGAGCCCAGCGATACCGTCTTGCAGAAGCGATTTACTATTGGCGATGCTGCCAGCGGCGCCGCCCAGGAGAAGCACAAGCGAAAGACAGCAGCAGTGGCCGCCGCCCCAGCTCCCCCATCGGTGCATCGGAAGTCTTCGACAGTAGAAGATCCCCCGCAGACCCCACAATGCAGTCTTGCAGCGCCAAATCACCTCAAGGCTCCCATACTGGCCACCACTCCAGCCAGCCCAGCGGGCAACATTTTGGACATGCAGGGCAAGATCACGCAAacgccaacaacaacagcacccGTGAGCTCGGGAGTTGAGGAGAACGCCGCAGCGAATGTACCCGCCATTCAAGTGGAGAGTGCCGCCGAATCGGAGATCGTAGAAGGGGGAGATGGAAAGAACAGCTTGACCGACGCGAACAGCAGCGAGTATATCAACTCGGTGGGTGTTCGCTTCACCCAGCAATCGTCCGATAAGGATGGAGCGCTAATCTCTGCCACCCTGTCGCCCTACGGTCTGCCGTTCATCCAAGAGCTCTTCCGATTCCTCATCATCTTGTGCAATCCGCTGGACAAACAGAATTCGGACAGCATGATGCATACGGGCTTGAGCTTGCTCACTGTGGCCTTTGAAGTGGCTGCCGATAATATTGGCAAATATGAGGGTTTGCTGGAGCTGGTCAAGGATGATTTGTGCAGAAATTTAATTTCG CTCCTAACGTCGGAGCGCTTGAGTATCTTCGCTGCCGATTTGCAGCTATGCTTTCTGCTTTTCGAGTCGTTGCGCGGACACCTGAAGCTCCAGCTAGAAGGCTACCTCAAGAAGCTGAGCGAGATTATAGCCAGCGACAATCCCAAAACACCCTACGAGATGCGAGAACTGGCTTTGGACAATCTACTGCAGTTGTGGCGCATTCCTGGCTTCGTGACCGAGCTGTACATCAACTATGATTGCGATCTGTACTGCACGGATATGTTCGAGAGTCTGACCAACTTGCTAAGCAAGTACACCCTGTCAGCCACCAATGCGGTATACAGCACTCACATCATCTCCATGGACACACTCATCAGTGTCATCGACAGCATTGAGCGGAACTGTGCGGCAGCCAAGAACAGTCACAGCAGGGAAGCTGTGACAGAAGCCGGTCCGGCAGCCGGCGGAAGTCGCCACTCGCGTCACAACAGCGGATTAGAGGGGATTGTCATAGATGCTGGTGGCGGATCTTCAGCCGTGGATGAACAAGGCCGTGTAGAAAACATCTCCAACTTCATTAACAGCAGCTCGCAAAGACTGCGGCTGCAGTCGCAGTCTGGAGGAAATGGAATAGGTGGCGGAATAACCAGTGAAAAACTGGCCAATGTCAAGCAGAAGAAACGCTTGCTCTCCCAGGGCACAGAGCGGTTCAATCAACGACCGGACAAGGGTATCCAGTATCTTCAAGAGCACGGGGTTCTTAATGCTCAGCTCGATCCCATGCAAGTGGCGCTCTTCCTGCGCGAGAATCCTGGACTCGACAAGAAAATGATTGGCGAATACATTTCAAAGAAGAAGAATGTCGACTCAAAGATTCTGATCAACTTTGTCGACTCATTCGACTTCACTGGTCTCCGTGTGGATCAGGCACTGCGCCTGTATCTGGAGACATTCCGATTGCCTGGCGAGGCACCGTTGATTTTTCTGGTGTTGGAACACTTCTCCGATCACTGGCAT ACACAAAATCTGGAGCCGTTTGCGAATACTGATGCCGCATTCCGCTTGGCTTATGCCATCATcatgctgaatatggatcagcaTAACTCCAATGCAAAGCGCCTGAATGTTCCAATGACTCTGGAGGACTTCACCAAGAATTTGCGTGGCCTGAATGGTGGCAAAGACTTTGATCAAGAGATGTTGGCTCAGGTCTTCAATGCCATCAA AAACGAAGAGATTGTAATGCCTGCAGAACAAACCGGCTTAGTGCGTGAAAACTATCTGTGGAAAGTGCTGCTTCGACGTGGGGACACCCACGACGGCCATTTCCATTATGTCCACGATGCCTCCTACGATGTAGAGATATTCAATATTGTTTGGGGAGCTTCTCTAAGCGCTTTGAGCTTCATGTTCGATAAGAGCACTGAATCTGGCTACCAGAGAACACTGACGG GCTTTAGCAAGTCGGCAGCTATATCAGCGCATTACAATCTGCATGCGGACTTTGATGCCCTCGTTCTGACGTTGTGCAAATTCACAACGCTGTTGAGCAGCGTGGAGCAACACGAGCCGGCACCGGCGCCTAATGAGATGCAGCAGGCAGTGAACTTTGGATTGAATGCCAAGGCGCAGGCAGCCATGAGGACGGTATTCCTGTTGGTTCACGATTATGGCGATTGTTTGAGGGAGAGCTGGAAGCACATCCTCGACATTTTTCTGCAGCTCTTCCGCTTGAAGCTCCTGCCCAAATCCCTCATCGAGGTGGAGGACTTTTGCGAAGCAAACGGCAAGGCTATGCTGATACTGGAGAAGCCGCGGGAGAAACAGGAATCGGGTCTCTTTTCTAGTCTGTACTCATTCATCAGCTCAGAGGGTCAGCGTGAGCCCACCTACGAGGAGCAGGACTTTATTAAGCATGGCCGTAAATGTATCAAGGAATGCCAACTCGATCAAATGCTGCAGGAGTCGAAGTTCGTGCAACTTGAGTCCCTGCAAGAACTGCTCAAATGTGTGCTGGGTCTGCTGAAGGCTCCTCAGGGGCACAAGTCGATTGGTCTGCCCTATGCTGAAGATCAAACCGTCTTCTGGATGGAATTTCTCGTCAAGATCGTCATACACAATCGCGATCGCATGATTCCCCTGTGGCCAGCGGTTCGGGATCAAATGTATCTTCTTCTAATGGGCAGCGCCTCGTGCGGCTATGACTATCTCCTTAATCGCTGCATTGTGGCAGTGCTCAAGCTGGCCATCTACCTTATGCGCAACGAGGAACTGTGCCCTATTGTTCTCCAATCTCTCaagatgctgctgatgctgaagCCTGCCCTTCTGCTGCGCATATCCAAGCAGATTTCCATTGGCATTTACGAGCTGCTGAAGACCTCTGCCCAGAACATTCACTCTGAGCAGGACTGGCAGATCATCTTCAATCTGCTTGAGTGTGTGGGTGCCGGTGCTGTCCCCCCCAACTATGAGGATACCcagttgccgctgccgcccaATGGAGGCGCTAAATCGGATGGCGCATTGAGTGGTGAGGAAGATGCCTCTGCACCCCCGGAGCGTGGCTACACTTCAGACTCTGAACTCTCCAAAGCAACTGCTGTGCCCACTGCACCCAGTCCAAGTGCTGAGAATTGGATATTGGTCAACAACAAAGACAGTGAACTGACGACGGCCTCCAG ACCGCAATCGCCGCCCAGCTCCACCACAGGTGCTTCAAGTTCTTCGAATAGCCTAGTCTACAATTGCCAGCTTCTGGATCATGCGCCATTTGCCTTATTCAAGTGCTGGGACTCGCTGTCCTTCATTGTGAGGAGTGTGGCCCACATCACGCCCTATAACTTTGAGGCCTGCGTTCGCTGCATTCGTATATTTGTAGAGGCCTGTCGGGATGGAGGGATTCGTCAGCGACGCAAGTTGGAAGCGGCAGGAAAGCAAAGGAGTGCTAAGAAGCGAAGCGATCGTAAGCCAGGTGTGGCCTCGTCCGGCTCGAGCAGCAACCTGAGTCTACTGACGGGCGACGCTGCCGACAATCTTCCCGTGAATTCGGCCGAACAGGAAGACCTGGCCCAGCGATACGAGCAGTTGTCCATTCAATTGCTGGACCTGATGTACACTCTGTATACGCGAACAGCTCAGATCTTCCGATGGTGGGCGGAGGAAGGCTGCACTGTTCCTCAGTCGGCGGCTTTGTGGACACCAGGATGGTGCCCGCTGCTGCAGGGCATAGCCAGATTGGCAATGGATCGGCGGCGTGAAGTGCGCACCCATGCCATATCGTGTCTTCAGCAAAGGGCTTTGCTAGTGCACGATCTACAAACGCTTTCTGGAGCAGAGTGGTGTTCCTGCTTTGTTCAGGTACTATTCCCGTTACTGAACGAGTTACTGCCAGAGAGCAGCGCTTCAGGGCAGCTGGATGCAGCGCTCCTGGAAGAGTCACGCATTCGGACCGCCACCATTATGTCCAAGGTATTCCTGCAGCACCTCACCACTCTCATCGAGCTGGGGGCCGCTTTCAACGAACTTTGGCTAGACATACTGGACTACATAGAGAGATTCATGAAGGTCGGATCGGACACTTTGTCGGAGCAGATGCAGGAGATACTGAAGAACATGCTGCTGGTTATGCATTCGGTCCGTGTGTTCCACAAACAAGATGGCAGCCTGCATCAGGCGCTGTGGGAGCTCACCTGGCGACGGATCGGGGAATTTTTGCCCAATCTGAAGGAGGAACTCTTCCGTGACGAAG GCAAACGCTCCCACACACTAACCAACACTCCATCTGTGGTTGCACCTGTTGCACCATCTGGTGATCCCAATACACAACCAGAGGTGCCGCCACTTGCCCAACCAATCTTGCCCAAACAGCATTTGCAACAACAGCCCACCCAGCTGCAGCCACAGCTTCAGGCCACAGAGACGGCTGTGTGTGCGGCCACGGCATCCCCAGTAGAATCTCCAAGGCGGAGCATTATACTGCAGCCTCCCATGGCAGATGCTCTGCAGCAGGCACCCAGTTTCGTCTTTGCTCAG CCCCTAATGTTGGCCCCCCAACAGCCGGCTACGGTGGATTCTCAGCCCATCCCAATGCTGCCGGATCTTGTGAATGAAGCTACTGCTGCAGCGGTGCAAGGCTCCCAGGAAGCAGTGGAGCCAACCCACGCTGCTTCAATACCGGTTGTGCAGCAGTTAAACATCACCTCCAACAATACGTATAATAGTTATGCCATTGAGTTGCCCGCTCCATCGGAAGCGCTTGAAGATCAGTCTAAGCAACAACAGTTGCTCTACCAGCAATACTATCAGCAATATCAGGCGTACCAACACCAACTTCAGCCAGCTCAGTCCACCGATCCCGCCATTAATGTGCCAATCAGTCACCTGCTGGCCGGCAACGCGTATCCCTCGCTGCCTAAGATGCCGCAGTCGTCGATTGTTCATAGCTTTGCCCCTGTTTACGAGGCCCCGCCATTAGCTGGCGGCGGTGTTGGACCAGCAGCGGATATTTATCAGGAATATGTCCAGAATCCCTATAACATAACGCTCCAGCACAattcccagcagcagcaacatcagcagccCGGCCAAGGTGTGGCTGTCCCCTTTCCCGCTGCGGCGACTCCAGCCAACTATTTTAACGCGAGCGTTGATCCTAGCAGTATACCGCCTGGCTCTGAGCTGCTCTATGGCCAGCAGTGA